A region of Stigmatopora nigra isolate UIUO_SnigA chromosome 6, RoL_Snig_1.1, whole genome shotgun sequence DNA encodes the following proteins:
- the LOC144197659 gene encoding protein ELFN1-like — protein MDIQTIHLAQQPRSNGGGGVSIAFRSFLGWLTLLSVMRLPVAMADCWLIEGEKGFVWLAICSMNQPPYEAIPAHINSTIVDLRLNENKIRSVHYSSLSRFGNLTYLNLTKNDISYVEDGAFSAQFNLQVLQMGFNKLRNLTEGMLRGLGKLQYLYLQANLIEAVLPNTFWECPNIENIDLSMNRIQVLDGSLFSGLSKLTTCELYTNPFNCSCELLPFLRWLAAFPNKTSERMVCDSPHGFSGYNLLNQNPRLATQRNALHVLGLVCTEDGSNSTAFNINSLLDSTTVSPDFSPCGLDDCASGTPPDEVIYHTIFTEINPVMTLKEVLQSSAVITVEIPHPYRKMYILMLYNNSFFTDIQNLKYQRQDIELTHLKANTDYTYCVASIRNSLRFNHTCLTLSTGRGVRPERVANQSSATHYIMTILGCLFGMLLFLGLVVHCLRRRRIAQEKERKISRIQRTLIELKYGDKGDVESGGCPVAQKLPPGGDKVSRMPYLPQGAEIDPYQLQEVVETPVHKSTKLNYMEVRGSGIEREREIPQQANPQGSVAEISTIAKEVDKVNQIINNCIDALKSESTSFQQGIKSPSSAGGGSVSTAEPQLVLLSEQGDEGSEFLSPVCKGGRGGRGYHHSLQRHHSMEAPVASKRPSTSSSPGSVRSPRSFHSEGTFYPSETRYIERNSPGDPGGDEPVRTVNPAAAILRAEAKRIRQYHEHRHSYPGSQELQHHPQTMQDFHYHTSGRKPSVLDPVTLGRQSKQRELAYSQLAPHYALSPQYHNLSYCSSPDEDDEEEEEEGLLCTPTLGLWERFKLHRKRHRQASMEDEGYVAAGHALRRKVQFAKDEDLHDILDYWKGVSAQQKA, from the exons ATGGATATTCAGACGATTCACCTAGCCCAGCAGCCTAGATCGAATGGCGGCGGTGGAGTTTCAATCGCTTTTAGATCGTTCCTGGGCTGGCTTACACTACTGTCCGTCATGAGGTTACCTGTGGCAATGGCTGACTGTTGGTTGATTGAAGGCGAGAAGGGTTTTGTTTGGTTGGCCATCTGCAGCATGAATCAGCCTCCATATGAAGCCATTCCTGCCCACATTAACAG CACTATCGTGGATCTGAGGCTGAACGAGAACAAGATCCGATCAGTGCACTACTCGTCCCTCAGTCGCTTTGGCAATCTCACTTACCTGAACCTCACCAAGAACGACATCAGCTATGTAGAGGACGGTGCCTTCTCGGCACAGTTTAACTTGCAG GTTCTCCAGATGGGCTTCAACAAACTGAGAAACCTCACTGAGGGAATGCTGCGAGGCTTGGGAAAACTACAGTACCTTTACCTCCAAGCCAACCTCATCGAAGCTGTCTTACCCAATACATTCTGGGAGTGCCCCAACATTGAGAATATTGACCTATCCATGAACAG GATCCAGGTGCTCGATGGCAGTTTGTTCTCAGGCCTTTCCAAGCTGACTACCTGCGAGTTGTACACAAACCCCTTCAACTGTTCCTGCGAGCTTCTGCCATTCCTGCGCTGGCTTGCCGCTTTTCCCAACAAAACCAGCGAACGCATGGTGTGTGACTCCCCTCATGGTTTCTCCGGCTACAACTTGCTGAACCAAAACCCCCGCTTGGCAACCCAGCGCAACGCCCTGCACGTTCTCGGCCTGGTGTGCACCGAGGACGGCAGCAACTCTACCGCCTTTAACATCAACAGTTTGCTGGATTCCACCACTGTATCACCAGACTTTTCCCCTTGCGGACTGGATGACTGCGCATCCGGAACACCGCCAGACGAGGTCATCTACCACACCATCTTTACCGAGATCAATCCTGTCATGACGCTGAAGGAAGTGTTGCAATCGAGTGCTGTGATCACAGTGGAAATCCCACACCCGTACCGCAAGATGTACATATTGATGTTGTATAACAACAGTTTCTTCACTGACATCCAGAACCTAAAGTACCAGAGACAGGACATTGAGCTAACCCACCTAAAAGCAAACACAGACTACACATACTGTGTAGCCTCTATACGTAACTCTCTGCGTTTTAACCACACCTGTCTTACTCTCTCTACGGGTCGTGGAGTCAGACCAGAACGGGTTGCCAATCAGTCATCTGCCACTCACTACATTATGACTATCTTGGGTTGCCTGTTTGGAATGCTGCTGTTCCTTGGCCTGGTAGTCCACTGCCTTAGACGGAGGAGGATTGCGCAAGAGAAAGAGCGCAAGATAAGCCGAATTCAGAGGACCCTGATCGAGTTAAAGTACGGCGACAAAGGGGATGTAGAGAGTGGCGGCTGTCCTGTTGCACAGAAACTTCCGCCTGGGGGGGATAAAGTGTCCAGGATGCCCTACCTTCCTCAAGGTGCGGAAATAGATCCCTACCAGTTGCAGGAGGTGGTTGAAACTCCAGTACACAAGTCCACCAAGCTCAACTACATGGAGGTTCGAGGGTCTGGCATAGAGAGGGAGCGGGAAATACCACAACAAGCAAATCCCCAGGGTTCTGTGGCAGAGATCTCTACTATCGCCAAGGAAGTAGATAAAGTCAACCAGATCATCAACAACTGTATTGATGCTCTCAAGTCTGAGTCTACCTCCTTCCAGCAGGGTATCAAATCCCCTTCATCAGCTGGCGGGGGGTCCGTGTCTACTGCTGAACCACAACTTGTACTCCTCTCCGAACAGGGAGATGAAGGGTCCGAGTTCCTCTCCCCTGTCTGCAAAGGAGGACGAGGGGGTCGAGGCTACCACCACTCTCTACAGCGGCACCATAGCATGGAAGCCCCCGTAGCTTCCAAAAGACCCAGCACCTCTTCCTCCCCCGGTTCAGTTCGAAGTCCTCGTTCGTTCCACTCGGAAGGCACTTTTTATCCCTCAGAGACTCGCTACATTGAGAGGAATTCACCCGGTGACCCAGGTGGAGACGAACCAGTCCGTACGGTCAACCCGGCGGCGGCCATTCTACGAGCCGAAGCCAAGCGGATCCGGCAGTACCACGAGCACCGTCACTCTTATCCGGGTTCCCAGGAACTTCAGCACCACCCTCAGACCATGCAGGATTTCCACTACCACACCAGTGGGCGTAAACCATCCGTCCTTGACCCGGTGACGCTGGGTAGGCAGTCCAAGCAGAGAGAACTAGCCTATTCTCAACTCGCCCCCCACTACGCTCTCTCGCCTCAGTATCACAACCTTAGCTACTGCTCTAGCCCAGATGAAGAtgacgaggaggaagaagaggaagggcTTCTGTGCACCCCCACCTTGGGGCTTTGGGAGCGATTCAAGCTACACCGGAAGAGGCACCGGCAGGCATCTATGGAGGACGAAGGCTACGTCGCGGCTGGGCACGCTCTACGCCGCAAGGTCCAGTTTGCCAAGGATGAGGATCTCCATGACATTTTGGACTATTGGAAGGGTGTGTCAGCACAACAAAAGGCCTGA